One genomic segment of Cellulophaga sp. HaHaR_3_176 includes these proteins:
- a CDS encoding alpha-L-fucosidase, whose product MKNDVCCRNFYLSLGFVIIFMSSALAQSSDKMDWWKDAKFGMFMHWGLYSQTAGYWDGHVAKGNEHFMIHEKIALKEYATIADDFNPTNFDAEKWVLTAKEAGMKYIIITSKHHDGFAMFDSPSNDYNIKSRTPYAKDPMKELVAACHKHDMKFGFYYSLGRDWEDPDVATNWPHKGGRSNLVDYPDEDIKVFSRYFERKVKPQVKELLTQYGKIDVMWFDTPELISSEESKELRELILDLQPHCIINSRIKHGFGDYKVTEQEIVDGLEVEPWEACITMGKNWGYIEYDTVYKSSELMTRQLLEIVSKGGNLLLNNGPTAKGEITDLAQERLAEMGSWIKQNAEGIYGSKPWSVQSERLTEIVESVKETNASEEEDTMKDNLHDGTSKDIFPEVIFTTKNNFIYAYVCSTTTEEVTITALATKNGAKIKSVTPLDSSKNAKWKQTTKGLTLKIPVISDQVIPISGFRIELK is encoded by the coding sequence ATGAAGAACGACGTATGCTGTAGAAATTTTTATTTGAGTTTAGGTTTTGTAATTATTTTTATGAGTAGTGCCTTAGCCCAATCATCCGATAAAATGGACTGGTGGAAAGATGCCAAATTTGGTATGTTTATGCATTGGGGTTTATACTCGCAGACTGCTGGGTATTGGGATGGACATGTAGCAAAAGGAAATGAACATTTCATGATTCATGAAAAAATAGCTTTAAAAGAGTATGCTACTATTGCAGACGATTTTAACCCGACTAACTTTGATGCAGAAAAATGGGTGCTTACCGCAAAGGAGGCAGGCATGAAATATATCATCATCACCTCTAAACACCATGATGGCTTTGCAATGTTTGATTCTCCGTCAAACGATTATAATATAAAAAGTAGAACACCCTACGCCAAAGATCCTATGAAAGAATTGGTGGCCGCTTGCCATAAGCACGACATGAAATTTGGGTTTTATTACTCTTTAGGTCGTGATTGGGAAGATCCTGATGTGGCAACAAATTGGCCACATAAAGGCGGACGTAGTAATTTGGTAGATTATCCAGATGAAGATATAAAAGTGTTTAGTCGTTATTTTGAACGAAAAGTGAAGCCACAAGTAAAAGAATTACTTACCCAATATGGGAAAATTGATGTTATGTGGTTTGATACTCCAGAATTAATTAGTTCTGAAGAAAGCAAAGAATTGAGAGAGTTGATACTTGATTTACAACCTCATTGTATTATAAACAGCCGTATTAAACATGGTTTTGGAGACTATAAAGTTACTGAGCAAGAAATTGTTGATGGCTTGGAAGTAGAACCTTGGGAAGCATGTATTACCATGGGGAAAAATTGGGGGTATATTGAGTATGATACCGTTTATAAATCTTCAGAATTAATGACCAGACAACTTCTTGAAATTGTAAGTAAAGGAGGGAATTTATTATTGAATAACGGTCCAACTGCAAAAGGAGAAATTACAGATTTAGCGCAAGAACGATTAGCTGAAATGGGTTCTTGGATCAAACAGAATGCTGAAGGCATCTATGGCTCTAAACCATGGAGCGTACAAAGTGAAAGACTTACAGAAATTGTTGAAAGCGTTAAGGAAACTAATGCTTCTGAAGAAGAAGATACCATGAAAGATAATTTGCATGATGGCACTTCTAAAGACATTTTCCCAGAAGTAATATTCACAACAAAGAATAACTTTATCTATGCCTACGTGTGCAGTACAACTACTGAAGAAGTAACCATTACGGCATTAGCGACAAAAAACGGAGCTAAAATAAAATCGGTGACACCACTAGACAGTTCAAAAAATGCAAAATGGAAGCAAACCACAAAGGGTCTTACCTTAAAAATACCTGTGATTAGTGATCAAGTTATTCCTATTTCTGGTTTTAGAATTGAATTAAAATAA